The genomic region CACATCCGTTCCCCATTTCCGGTGAGCGGCATGTATCCTTTGCGCCTCTGCGGTGTCCGCTCCCGGCCGCCGCACGACCAGGAAGGGAACATCAGGCGGAGGAAGCCGGACCATGGTGTGGTCGCGCTCGAGACTCAGGATCGTCCTCTCCACGCTCGTCATCGCTGGGTGCAGCGTCGCCATCGGGTTCACGACCGTCCCCGCGGCGGCGACGGCGACGGGCTCCTTCTGGGTCCAGACCATGGACTCGTGCAAGCAGGCGCTGGGTGGGGCCGACTTCGAACTGACCGGTGGCGGCGTCACCATGACGGCGACGACCCCGCCGGACCGGCCCCACGCGGTCGCCCCGTCGAGCGGCTGCCCGCTCCAGCAGGGTGACTGCGCCAACATCAGCTACGGCTGCGTGCAGTTCAGCAACGTCCCCCCCGGCGTCTACAAGATCGTCCAGCGCACCACCCCCCCGGCCAACGCCACCAACCCGGAGGGCTACGCGCCCTGCGAGGGCGGCAGCGCCTGCCAGTCGGAGGTCGCGGACGTGACCGTCACCCCCAACGGATCGGTGACCGGGACGGTGACCGCCGTCTATCCGGACGGCACGGTGAAGACCTGGCCGGACAACGGCGGCCCCTACTCGGGTGCGGCCGACGACCCGCTGGTGATCCACGACTTCGGCCTCGGCCCGGGCAGCTGCGACGGCGACGGCGACGCCGACGACCACCTCACCGGCACCCCGAGCTCGCACTGCGGCTTTCCCGAGGCGCAGGAGGGCACGGTCGCCTGCAGGCCCTACCCGTGGAGCTGCCAGCTGAACGGGTACACCCCGGGTCAGAGCGGCGGCCAGCAGACCGGGTCGCACGGCAGCCACCACACCACCACGTCCGGCACCCGGCCGGCGAGGGGCGTGGCCCCGCGCACCTCGACCTCGCACACCACCACCCGGCGCGGCACCACGTCGACGATCGCCTGATCGCCCCCGACCGCAGGGAAAAAACGACTCCTCCGTTCTAGTCCTCATCGGCTCGCCCCCCGACCGGGGTTGGCGAGGGGAAGGGAGGGGGGTTGTGCGCGCTCTGCGCTCGCGGACGAGACTCGCCGTGTCGACGGCCGTGATCGCGCTGTGCGCCGCCGCTCTGCTCGGGGCCGGCGCGCCGCTGGTGGCGGCCGGGTCGTCGGTGACCGCCTCGGTCGATGTGCAGACCATGGACTCCTGCAAGCAGGCGCTTCCCGACGCCCAGTACCAGGTGATCGGCAACGGCATCGACCTCCGGCTGACCACTCCGTCGGGGTCCAAGCAGGCCCTCTCGTCCTCCACCTGCCCGCTCCAGCAGGGGGACTGCTCGAGCATCCACACCGGCTGCCTGCTGATCCCCAACCTCGCACCGGGCAGCTACCGCATCCACGAGCTGAAGACCCCGAAGCCCGACTCCTCCAACCCGGAGGGATACGCGGCCTGCAACGGCGGCAGCGCCTGCCAGCAGCAGGACGTCGACCTCACCATCTCGAGCTCGGGGGTCGCGGCGGGGCGGGTGACCAACGTGTACCCGGACGGCACCGTCGCCGTGTATCCCAGCGGCAGGTCGGCCTACGCGGGCACCGCCCGGGACCCGATCGTGGTCCACAACTTCGGCCTGGCGGCGCCCGGCTCCGGCGGGAACTCCGAGTGCGACGGCGACGGCGACGCGGACGACCACTCCACCGGCTCGCCGAGCACCCGCTGCGGCTACCCCGAGAGCAGGGAGTCCTCGGCGTGCAAGCCCTTCCCGTGGAGCTGCACGCTGGCGCCGATCGCGCCCCCCACCACCTCCACCACGACCGCCAGCACCTCCACCGGCACGACCACCACCGACACCACGACGACCACCACGACCACGACCACCGACACCACGACGACGACCATCACCACCACCGACACGACGACGACGAGCACCACCACCGACAGCACCACGACCACGACGACGACGACCACCACCACCACGGCCGGCTGCGGCCTCACCGACACCACCGTGGGCAGGGTGAGGACGGGAACGTCCACCAAGGTGGCGCTCGCCACCGCGGCCTCCGGCCCGATGCACGCGACCCTGACCTGGAGCCCGGTGGCCACGGTGCGGCTGCGGCTCATCGACCACGCGTCCGCGACCGTCACCGAGACCACGGCGACGGGCACGTCGCTCACCCTCGACGACGCCGCCCTCGCCAGCGGGAGGTACAGCTTCCGGCTGAAGCTGTCCGGGCCGAGCTCGGTGTCCTTCACCCTCGCCGCCAGCCACTGCTGACGGCGCCGCGGCTCAGTTCCTCGACGGCTCGGTGCGCGGGGCGTCGGCCTCGCCGAGGGCGACCAGGGCGCCGTCCTGCTGCGCCGCGGGCCGGTCGTCGTTCGTGGCCGGGGGGGCCGGCGGAGCCGGGGTGTCGGTGGCCTGCGCCTCCGCGGCCGGGGTGGCGGCGGCCGGGGGAGGCGCCGCCCGGCGCCGGGTGGTGCGCCGGGCCGGGGTCCGGGTCGCCGGCGCCGCCGTGGCGCGGCCACCGGTCGCGGCCCGAGTGCGGGCGGGGGCGGCCTCGACGGTGGCGGTGAACTCGGCTCCGGTCTGGTTGCGCACGTGGCGGCCCGGCGCGGGCTCGCCCGGGGGAAGCTGCGGCGGAGCCACCATCGGGCCGGAGCGCTCCGACGCCCAGCGCAGCCACTCCTCCCACCAGCTGCCCTGGTGGCGGGTCGCCGCTTCGCGCCAGCGCTCGGGGTCGGCCGGGTGCTCGGGGTTGGTCCAGTGGACGCTCTTCGAGCCCCCCGGCGGGTTCACGACGCCGGCGATGTGGCCGCTGTTGGTGAGAACGTAGGTCACCTCGCCACCGAGCTTCTGGGTGAGCTTGTAGCTGCCCGTCCACGGGGTGATGTGGTCGGCCTCGGCCCCGAGCACGAAGAACGGGGTGCGGACCTTGGAGAGGTCGACCGGGGTGCCGGCGATGCTGAAGGCACCGGGGCGCACCAGCCGGTTCTCCAGGTAGCACGCGTGCAGGTACTGGCTGTGCATCGTCGCCGGCATGTTGGTGCTGTCGGCGTTCCAGGCGAGGATGTCGAAGGCGGGCGGCCTGCGCCCCATGTACCAGTTCGAGACCACGTAGTTCCAGAGCAGGTCGTTGCTGCGCAGCGCATCGAAGGTGCCGGCCATCTTCGAGGCCTCGAGGTAGCCCTTCTTCGCCATCGCCCTGTCCAGCTCCCGGACCCCGCCGGCGTCGGCGAAGACGCCGAGGTCGCCGGGCTCGGAGAAGTCGACCAGGGTGTTGGTGATGGTCACCCAGCCGAGCCGGTCGGCCTGCCGCTTCTGGGCCAGGTATGCGGCGGCGAGCACCGCGTAGGTGCCCCCGAGGCAGAGCGCGCCGATGTTCACCCGGGGCGCGCCGGTGAGCCTCTGCACCTGGTCGAGGGCGCTGAGGATGCCGTCGGTGAAGTAGTCGTCCATGGTCATCGACGCCAGCGACGCGTCGGGGTTGCGGTAGCTCATGGCGAAGACGGTGAAGCCGTTCTTCACCATGTACTCGATCCAGGACCGGCCCGGGGCCAGGTCGAGGATGTAGTACTTGTTGATCCACGGCGGGCTCATGAGGATGGGGATCTCGTGG from Candidatus Dormiibacterota bacterium harbors:
- a CDS encoding alpha/beta fold hydrolase encodes the protein MATTMDEVKEGLGEAQYGARLAGTTSSSFGGALRKLALDIAAHPATAVRTTADLALRQGTVAAHTMSRLMGADPAPLAVPPPGDRRFADRAWKDNPWLHHMLESYLVSVQWWRDRVEESHLDTADRRKARFALNAILDAAAPSNLPLLNPAVVKEAIDTGGLSVLRGISTMLQDAVRNGGRPQQVDSSGFELGRDLATTPGRVVMRNRLIELIQFEPQTEKVHEIPILMSPPWINKYYILDLAPGRSWIEYMVKNGFTVFAMSYRNPDASLASMTMDDYFTDGILSALDQVQRLTGAPRVNIGALCLGGTYAVLAAAYLAQKRQADRLGWVTITNTLVDFSEPGDLGVFADAGGVRELDRAMAKKGYLEASKMAGTFDALRSNDLLWNYVVSNWYMGRRPPAFDILAWNADSTNMPATMHSQYLHACYLENRLVRPGAFSIAGTPVDLSKVRTPFFVLGAEADHITPWTGSYKLTQKLGGEVTYVLTNSGHIAGVVNPPGGSKSVHWTNPEHPADPERWREAATRHQGSWWEEWLRWASERSGPMVAPPQLPPGEPAPGRHVRNQTGAEFTATVEAAPARTRAATGGRATAAPATRTPARRTTRRRAAPPPAAATPAAEAQATDTPAPPAPPATNDDRPAAQQDGALVALGEADAPRTEPSRN